The Ruminococcaceae bacterium R-25 genomic interval CAACATATGCAGGAATGTAGATTCCTTTTTTGTTTACTGAACCTAAGAAAGGGATGTTGACTTCTGTTCTTGCGAGCTTAACGAACGGATCGTATGTAACGGGGACACGGTCGCTGCAGACTATGGTGGTCATACCTTTCGCAAAGAACAAACCGGCGAGCGTGACTATGAAGGGCTGGAACTCGAGGTAAGCTACGAGGAAACCCTGTACGATACCGAATGCGAGGCCGATTCCGAGAGCGATAAGGATCGATGTGAGAACATTACCGTGAGCAAGGCCGTCATTTACTTTCTGAAGGTGTACTGCGCATGCCATGCAGACGAGACATGTTACCTGGCCTACGGAGATATCGATACCGCCTGTAATCATGACGAGCGTCATGCCGCATGAGAGGACCAGGAGCGAAGCGTTTTCGTTAAGGATATTGAAGAACATCTGGGGCTTCGTAAATCCTTTTTTGAGGAATACGACAGCGCAGACATACATTACTACGAATACTATGATCGTGATGATAAGAAGAAGATTCGTATCTGTTAAGGAAGCGCGCCTCTTAAGCTTGTTGCCACCCAAAACATTAGTATTTACTGACATATCAGACACTCTCCTTTCCTGCAGCAGCTTTTAAGGCTTCTGCTTTTGCAGCTTCTCTCTTGTTCTTCTGGTCTTCGAAAAACTTACGAACGAAAGGAGAAGAAATGATTATGAGAAGGATAACTACGACTGCCTTGTAAGCAGAGATAGAGCTGGAGTCGATCTCCTTGAACTTATAAAGCGTGGTTGTAAGGAACTGGATTACATAAGCACCAAGGACTGAAGCAGAAAGATTGAACTTACCGCCGCCTAAGTTATTACCGCCCAATGCAACTGCCAGGATCGCGTCCATCTCGATGTTGTTTGCAATAACTGAATATGTGATAGATGAAGTTCTTGATACCTTGATGAAGCCGCAGACTGCAACGCAGATGCCGAGGATAACGAAGGTTAAGAGCTTGATCATCTTAGGGTTGATACCGTTAAGTCTTGATGAAGAAGCATTGATACCTACAGACTGTGAATAGAGTCTTAAGTTGGTTACTTTCAAAACGATCGCGATTATTATCAAGCATATGATCGTGATGAATACCGGTGTCGGAACTGCGATTCCGGGAATGAAGTTTCCAAAGTAGCTGAAACGCTTATCGGTAATTGAGATGTTGTCGTTGTTGTTGATCCACGCTGCGATCGAACGTCCAGCTGTGAAAAGGATCAATGTTGCGACCATCGGCTGGATCTTGAAGAATGCGACGAGCGCACCGTTGAAGGCTCCGAAAATTGCGGAAACGAGAACGCAAAGGAGGAAAGATCCGATGATGATCCCTGCAAATTTAGCACCTGAGATATCAGGGGACTGTGTCTTAACGATCCTTAATACAGTAGATCCTGCAATTGCGATAGTTGCGCCGACGGAAATATCCTGACCGCCGGATGCTGAAGTTACGAGTGTCATTCCGATAGCGAGGATAACGAGCTCGGATGCATAGTCGATCATGGTGATCAGGTTGCCCGACAATACCATGTTTCCGTCGCTGTTCGGTTCTAACGCGATCTTGAAAAATCCCGGATCAGTAGCCAGGTTGAAGATTACAAGGAGTAGCAGGGCAACAAGCGGGATAAAAAGCTGGTTGCGTACTATCTTTAACAAGATATTTGAATTTGCACTTTTTATAGCATTTTCGGATGATATCATTTGGATTCACCTCCGGCAATCGTTGCCATGATCTTATTCTGGTTGAGATCGTCTCCCTTGAGCTCGCCAACGACTTTACCGTCACGCATGACGATAAGCCTGGAGCAGGTACGGATCATCTCGTCTATTTCGGAAGAAATAAAGGTTACGCTCTTTCCTTCCGCAGCAAGTTTTAATACGAGCTTCTGGATCTCGACCTTTGTACCTACGTCGATACCTCTCGTAGGTTCATCGAGAATGAGATATTGAGGATTTGCAAGAAGCCATCTTGCGAGGATAACTTTCTGCTGGTTACCGCCGGACAGGGACTTGATAGGTGTGTCCTGTGAAGCTGTCTTGATATTCAGGAGCTTGATGTATTCATCTGCAAATTTCTCAGCCTGTGCTTTTGAGAAAGGTCTGAAAAATCCCTTCATTACCTGAAGCGCCAAAATGATGTTATCTCTTACCGAGAGGTCGCCTACGATACCGTCGAGCTTTCTGTCTTCAGGCAGATAGCTGATGCCGTGCTTCATGGCGTCCAAAGGCTTTCTGATCTTTACTTCCTGGCCGTTGATCTTTACCTTGCCGCCGACTACTCTGTCTGCGCCGAAAATAGCACGGACGCTTTCAGATCTGCCGGAGCCCAGAAGGCCGGTAAAGCCGTTGACTTCGCCTTGATGGATCTCAAAGTCGAACGGCTTTATGCCGGTCGTTCCGGTAAGGTTAATTGCCTGGTAAACGGGGGTGCCGTTAAGGTCTATGATGTCGGTCTCGCTTCCGCTCTTGATGTCGGCCATGTCATCGAAATCTTTACCGAGCATCTTGGAAACGAGCTGTACTCTTGGCAGTTCTTCAATGATGTATTCGCCTACGAGCTTGCCGTCACGGAGGACCGTGATGCGGTCGCAGACTTCATATACCTGCTCAAGGAAGTGTGTTACGAAGATAATTCCTACGCCCTTTGCCTTAAGATCTCTCATAAGGTTGAAGAGCTTCTGAACTTCCTGTTCGTCCAGGGAAGATGTAGGCTCATCCAGGATAAGGACTTTACAATCCATATCTACGGCACGTGCGATCGCAACCATCTGCTGGATAGCGATTGAGCAGTTGCCGAGCTGCTCTGTGGGACCTACGGGGATTCCCAGTTCATCGAGGAGTCTTCCTGCGGATTTGTTTATGAAATTCCAATCAGTAAAAGGACCTTTGGTACGGCCGATATACATGTTCTCAGCAACCGTGAGGTTAGGGCAGAGGGTGATCTCCTGATAAACAGTTGCAATACCTTTATTCTGTGCATCCTGAGGTGACTTGATGTGAACGGGATTATCTGCGAGCCAGACATCTCCGCCGTCCTTTGGATATACGCCGGTCAACACCTTGATAAGTGTCGATTTACCTGCACCGTTCTCGCCCATCAGAGCATGGATTTCGCCTTCTCGTAATGTGAAATCAACGTTCTCAAGAGCGCGCACGCCCGGGAAAAATTTACATATCCCACGCATTTCCAAAATTGGTCTGTTTGCCATGACCTATTGTCCTCCTGTTGTTCCTCTTGTCTTACTTCTTTAAAAGAAATGTGCGATGCGATGAGATTGCATCGCATCGCACACTCTGTGTTAGCTAAATACTCTTATTTTTGGAGAGAGAGTAAGTTATTAGATACCGTAATTCTTTACGTCATCAGCTGTGATTGTCTTAGCGTCGAAGCCCTTTTCTTCCATGATAACTACCTTTGTCTTAACGCCATTCTTGATGATGTCGTCGATGTAGGAAGCCTGGAAAGGATTGCACTGACCGTCATAGTTCCAGTTGCCTGCGAGGAGCTCTTCAAGTGCCCATGTGTTGCAGTCGAAACCGATGATGATAACGTCCTTGCCTACGCCGTGAGAAATGTTAGCCTTGTCGAGAGCTGCTGCAGCACCCTTAGCCATGTTGTCATTCTCTGCATAGATAACGTTGAACTTTTCGCCTGAGTCGATAACAGCCTGAACGATCTGCTGAGCTGTCTCTTCAGACCACTCTGCTGTCTGCTGCTTAACGATTGACCAGTTAGCTTCTGCCTTTACCTTCTCGTCGAGAGCGCCGGAACGGCCGATCTGAGCGGAAGAACCCATAACACCCTGGATGTGGATGATCTTGTATTCAGAAAGACCCTGGGAAGCGAGCCAATCAACTGCCTGCTGACCTTCCTTAGCCATGTCGGAAACGATGGAAGCTTCATAGAGGCTCTCGTCTGCGTCGATTGTTCTGTCGAAGAGGATAACCTTGATGCCAGCCTTCTGAGCCTGCTCAAGAACTCCGTCCCAACCTGATGTACCAGCTGCTGAGATCAAGAGGTAGTCAACTTCGTCCTGGATGAACTTCTGAGCTGCTGCGATCTGCTCTTCGTTCTTAAGTGAATAGAAGAAAGATGCCTCATAGCCGTTTTCCTTAGTAAAAGTTGCCTTCATGTCTCTGTCGTTAGCTGTACGGTAACCGGACTCGTTAGGATCGTTATTGATGATACCAACCTTAATGAGTTCGTCGCCTGTCTTAGGTGCTTCCGTAGCAGGTGCTTCTGTAGCGGGTCCCTCTGTAGGTGTAGGTGCCTGTGTAGGGGTTGTGCCGTTACAAGCGCAAACGCCGAATGCCATAGCTGCAACGAGAGCGGAAGAAACCAACAATTTTACAAATTTCTTCATAGTAATTCTCCTTTACATTTTGAGGTTATTTCTCGGGCCGTTTACTTACCCGATGTACTCTGCCCCAAATAAACACCCGTTCGTCAACAGCCGCAACGAATCTCGTATGCCTTTACAAGAATGGTAATTTTGCATAAATACAGATTTGGGAATTTTTGATCACAAAACGTACAGGTTTGCCCGAAGAGCACTTTTTCGCGCGCCGATGTCGAAAATCTTAAGACGCCTTGTCGGATATTTTTTGATGGCGCCTTTTGAACCTTCCTGAAACTTACGTTGTCATTTTTAACAATCAAATATTTTTACTCGAAAATCATTATTTTGAGATTTTCAAACAGGATAAGATTCCTTACATTTTCGGGCGTTTGAAATAACACCTCAAATATTTATCGTATCTTTGCACAAGGTCGGAACCCTATAATTTTACTAAGAAATATAAGGGGTTTGGCAATGGCAGAGAAGTATATCGTCATAGCAAATAAGCTCGAATTAGAGCTCAAGAAAATGAGGGCGGAGGGAAGGCTTAGACTCCCTTCGGAAAACTCTCTGGCTGAAAAATACTCCTGCAGCAGACAGACGGTCCGCGCAGCATTGGATATCCTCTTGAAGGCCGGCCTTATCGAAAAGCGCACCGGCTCCGGATCTTATATAGTAGAAGAATCTCATAAGAATAAAACTGTATTTTTTATTACCGAAGACTGCGACAGATATCTGAGCCCGTTGCTTATAGCCGGATTAAGGTCAGCACTCGCGTCATCGAAATACACACTTCAGGCATTCTCTACCTCCGGCAGCAGCAAAGAAGAAGGCGTTGCTATTTCGCGCGCTATCAAAGAGAAAGCCGCGGCTGTCATAATCGAACCCGCGCACGACCTCATCCCAAATGCAAACGGGAGACTGATCGAAGAAGCAATAGGCGCCCTGATACCGGTTATCTATCTGAATTCATCCAGTGCACCTTCGGGCGTTATAAGTATCGCGCCTGATTACAGGGAAGCAGGGAAGGTCCTTACCGAAAAGCTTAAGGGAGAGGGCAGGCGCAAGACTGCCTGCATCTTCTGCACAGATAATTCTTCAGGCATGGACGAATACAAGGGTTATATCGATGAGGTCAGTTCATTTGACGAGAGCAGATGCCTGCTGCTTTCCTACAAGGAAGAAAAAGAGATCCTCGAAGGGAAACATGATCTGTTAACTTCATTTATCGATACACTCTCTGACTGCGATTCCGTGATCTGCGAAAACGGCATGATCGCGCACAGCCTTGCAGGTCTTCTTAATAAGCGCGATATTAAAGTTCCGGACGACATAACCGTCGCGTGCTTTGACAACGGTTATTATTCAAATGATTCCATAATTTCCATGGGTTACGATACTGACCTTCTTTGCAAAAAGCTCGCAAAAACATGCGTTGCTCTTGCAGAAGGCGGCAATTACAAAGAATTTGCTGTCCCTGTGGCAGTTATAGAGTAAGCAGATAGTTTTTCACTTACTTTGAAACATCGTTTAAATAATTAAACCCTGGATTTTACACCACTTTGAAATTATTATAATTTGGTGTAAAAAAAGCCCTGTTTTTTACACCAAACTGAAATAATATCGTTTTGGTGTAAAACGCAGTATGAATAGCACAGATTTACGCCTGAAATTCTCAAAGAAAAATTAGAAACAGTCTCAACTTTTGCTCCAGCAGCAGATTGAGACTCTTTTACACTAGGCGGGACCATATAATTAAGCAACTTAATCGAAAGGGGCGGTTCTATATGGTTAATAATCATGGCGAAGAGATGCGCAAAAGAAGTGAACTTATAATGAAGACTTTGGAAGCGTTGGATAAGAAGATAGAATCTTTCCCTGATGGCAGGATCAAGATAAAGAAATGCAAAAGCGGAGTGTATCACTATCTTTCCATAAAAGGGAAAAAGGACCGGCTGCTTAATGAGAACGAAACAGACCTCATCAGGGATTTGATCCAGAAAAGTTATCTCAAGCAAATGAGGGTTTCCTTAAGATCCGAACTGAAAGCATTGAGCAGGATGCAGAAAATCTATCCTTCTGTTATTGCAGAAGATCTGTTTGATCAGCTTTCTGAAGAACGGAAAGCGTTTGCGAAGCCGGCAATGGTCGGTGATGAGGATTTTGCCCGTAAGTGGATGCAAATGCCTTATAAGCGAAAACCGTTTAAGAAAGATGCGCCATACTATCTAACCATCAAGGGCGAAAGAGTCAGATCAAAGTCGGAAGTGATTATCGCTAACAGGCTGTATTTTAAGGGGATTCCATATAAGTACGAATGCCCGCTTAAAGTCGGGAACAAGATCATTCATCCGGATTTTACGATTCTCAGACTAAGCGATTGCAGCGTGGTCTATTACGAACATTGCGGAAAGATGGACGATGAGACCTATATGGATGATCTGGTCGAAAGAGTCAATGATTACAGCGAAGCAGGAATCCTGCAGGGAGACAGACTTTTCTTTTCGTTTGAAACCTCGAAAAAGCCGTTAGACTTGAGAACTGTAGACAAACTTATCGATCGTTATTTTAGATGAAGAATATCAGTATTCTCTCGAATCTACGAAATCCTGCGTGATGCTCTGCGTTGTATAAGCGGATTCGTTGACGTGGACCTGCTTCGGGATCGTTTCGCCTTTTCTGTATTTTTCAATGAGCTCTTTGATCTGCGGGCCGAACATCGGGTTGCACTCGACACAGAGATTTATCTTGCCGTCGTGGCAGTACTGGAGAGCTTCTTTTGTGGCGTCGAAAGTAATGATCTTCACCTGACCGCCGTTGCCGTAAGTGATACCGGCTTCGTTGAGCGCGCGCATTGCGCCAAAGGTCATGTTGTCGTTTTCGGAATAGAGGACATTGATGTCCTTGTTTGTCTTAAGATATTCGGTCATGACCTCATAAGCCTTGGCTTCGGTGAAGTCGCCGTAGAGCTGGCTCGTGATCTCCCAGTTGGAGTGCTTGGCTACTGCATCTTCCAATGCCTTTGTTCTCATGATCTGGGCGGTTGCACCAAGCGTTCCCTGGAGGTGGAGGATCTTTGCTTCCTTGTCTGCAGGGATCTCTCCTTCGAGCCATTTGACGGCGAGGTTGCCCTGACCCAAAAAGTCGGAACCGATGTTGGTTAGATACAGCGAATCATCGTCAACTGCGACGGATCTGTCCATGATTATTACAGGAATTCCGGCATCCTTGATCTCTTCCAGGATCGTCTGCCAGCCTTCTTCAACTGTGGGCGCGATGATTATAAAATCGACTCCTTCGAGGATGAAGCGGCGGATTGCGGTGAACTGGTTTTCCTGTTCCTGTCTCGCATTTTCCATGATGAATTCATATTCCGGGTCGTTTGCGAAAGTAGCTTCCATGGACTTGGTGTTTGCGACTCTCCAATCGGACTCGGAACCGATCTGCGAAAAGCCGATCACATATGCTTTGTTGGAAGGCTCAGCCGGTTTGGTTCCCAGGCATCCTGCCATGCATAAGATCATGCTTAAGCAAAGTAAAACACTACAGAATCGTTTCATTGTTTATGTCCGCCTTCCCGGGTATTTCGATGCTTATATAAGTTCCTTCCTGCGGCACGGACTCGATATCGAATTTGCATGCATCGCCGTAAAGGATCTTCAGTCTCTTATAAGATGATGTGAGACCGAAGCTCGTCGTGTCCTCATTAAGTACTCTTGTCTTTAAGCTCTCCAGTTCTTCTTTCTGCATGCCAAGACCCGTGTCTGTTACCTTAAGGACGATCTTGTCTCCTTCGAGAGTTCCGGTTACCTTGATCTTACCCTTGCCGCGCTTAGGCTTAAGGCCGTGATAGATAGCATTTTCGACGAGCGGCTGCAAAGTCATTTTCGGGAGCTTCGTGTTTTCGATCGCAGGATCGATGTCGATCTCAAATTCCATGATATCCCTGTATCGTACCTGCTGTATCTCGAGGTAACTCTGGATGTGCTGTTTTTCTTCGGCGAGCGTTACGATATCCTTACCGTCGCTTAAGAATGAGCGGAAATAAGATGAAAGGCTCGTTACCATCTGTTCTGCCTGATCGTTCTTGCCGATCTCGATGAGCCAGACGATCGCGTCCAAAGTGTTGTACAGGAAGTGAGGATTGATCTGCGCCTGGATGAGTGAGAGCTCGATGTCGCGGAGCTTGATCTGCTCTTCGCGGTTTAACTGGATCTGCTTATCGAGTCTTGCCGCCATGTCTTCGATACCGGTGGAGAGGAGCGCGAGGCTCGTATCGTCGGTCTTTACGGGAGTGTGGGGGCTTAAGTCGCCGTCACCGATCTCCTTAACGCGGCCGTTCATTTCAACGATAGGATCAGTGATACTTTTCGAGAGCTTGACCGCACGGCTCAAAACGAGAGGGACTACAACGAGCATGACCAGGACGACGAACACGATTTCGATACTGAGCCAGAAATCGATCTGCTTCTGGATGCTCGCCATCTCGCCGGCCTCGTAGTAGAGGTAAGAATACATGTAGTCTTCGATGAGGCCCGTTGTGATGTAGATATTTTTCGTGAGCTGGTCCATACGGTTGTCGTAACTCGTTGTGCTCTCAATATCGTGCATGTATGAGCTTAACTTATCGCAGAGTGAGAGAACGCTAGTAATGGATTTGCGGCCTTCGGAATTTGACGTGTTTTTCAACAGGTCTTCAGCGAGGGCTCTTGCGGATTCGACGTCGTCCCACGGCATCTCATCGCTGTATCCCGTTACGTAGAAATACATCTGCTCATCGATCTCCTGCTTAAACTTCTGGTTGAAGCCGGATACCTTGACGATGTTTCCCGATACCGATGCGTACATGAGGTTACGTGTAAGTAGCATTACGAAAATGCTGACGAGAATGACAGCAATCGGGATAAACATCTGAAGCATAAGACGGTACATTTTTCCCTGTACCGTATTCTTGTTTAACCTGTCGGGCGGACGTCTCATTCTTCAGGAATTTCCCCGTTGCGGTACTGGCTCGGCGTGCATCCCTGATTCTTCTTGAATACGAATGAGAAATATCTGGGATCCTTGTAGCCGATCTCGTTCGCGATCTCGCCACTCTTCTTGCTCGTGTTGCGCAGGAGGATCTTAGCCTTGGCCATTCTCTTTTTGGTGATATATTCGACGAAGGATAATCCGACCTTGTTGGAGAAGACGGCGCTCAAATAGTTCGCGCTGATATTGATCTCCTCTGCAACGGAATCAAGAGAGATATCCTCGTCCGCATAATGTTCATTGATGTAATCGACGGCATTGTTGATGATGTCGTTTCCGCGCTTCTGCGCTTCAGCGTCCCTCATCTTGATCGCAACATTAAGTGCGTCGATAAGATAGCCCTTAACCTCGTCTGCCTGAATGTTCGTGTCGAACGTCGGCAGGCTCGAAGAGATCAGTTCCGAATCAACATTAGCTTCCTTCAAAGCAAGTTCGACATTGACCCTGATGCTGACCAGAAGATAGTAGCGGAACAGGATCGAATTGACGCTCGCCTCAACGCTCTTAAGGTAGTCGTCGGCAAATGTCTCGACTTCGTTTATCGTACCTGTCTGCACGAAATATCTTATGATCATGGGATCGAACTTGCCCGCATCGATCTGGTGTATCTCGCTGTCATTTGCAACGAACTGTTCGGTTTTTAACTGCTCGGAAGTAAAGATGTGCTGGTTAGGGAAGATGTGTCTGTATGCAAATGCCCTGTTCGCATCCTGATAGCATGAAGAAAGTCCGCTCAGTCTGTTTGTCGGTGCGCCGACCGCAACGTGCCAGTCGAGCTGCGACGGAGTCTCTTCGCAGTGCTGCATTATCATCTTTACGCACTTGTCTTCCATTCGCTTGACGCTCTCGTCGTCGCCCTTGATGAGGACGGCATATGAAAAGAGGTTGCATCTGAAGATGATATAATCCGGATACTGCATGAACTGGTTAAGAAGGCTCTCTGTAACGCCCGATGCGTTGTCCGAATATGTCGACTGGTCAAGGTCCCTGATAGAGAAGATGACGATGTTATAAGCGTCTGCGGAAAGATTGAGATGGAGCTTGTCTGCCTCTTCGTAGATCTCCTGTACTGACAGTGATCCTTCTACGAGCTTCTCGAAAAATACTCTGTGCGTTAATCTCTCGAACTTCTTGAACTCCTGCTCGTAGAGCTTTACGTAGTCTTTCTGTTCGTTCTCTTCGGTGATCTTTTTTCTGACGCCTTCAAGGGCATTGATCATGTCGGTCTTGGTGACGGGCTTTAAGAGATACTGCTCGACGCCGATCTCTATCGCTTTTCGCGCGTACTCAAAATCGCTGTAACCGGAGATAACAATGATCTTTATATTAGGCAATTCCTTCGTGACGGTTTTGCTCAATGAAAGGCCGTCCATGAAGGGCATGGTGATATCGGTGATGAGGACATCGGGCTTAAGCTTTCTGATCATGGGCAGGGCCATCTCGCCGTCAGGCGCATCGCCTGCGAACTCGAAACCGTACTTCTCCCACGGGATCATGTCGCGAAGTCCTTCGCGCACGATACTCTCGTCTTCACAAATAAAAACCTTAAAAAGATCCATCAGCTGCCCTCCGTTAACATACCCTAATTCTAACACAGGGGCAAAAGCATAGTCTTTACATAATTTTATTAATTAAGTGCAATATCTTTATTTCCGCGTGGATTTAAAAGCTTCGGTGTATAATGATTTCTGAGGTATAGATCTATGGTTTTTAACACGAAAGTCACCGACAAAACAGGCAAAGAAATAGAGCTCCGAAACGCTGAATTAAAGGACGCGGAGGCTCTTTTGAATTATCTTAAAGTCACTAATACTGAATCGAAATATCTCATCTGCGAACCCGATGAGATCACCATGACTTTGGATGACGAAAAGGCTTTTATCACGCGCAAGACCGAGTCTGAGAATGAGCTCCTTCTGCTCGCTTTTGAAGACGGAAAACATATCGGCAACTGCTCTCTCATGAGTGTCGGAACTTCCACAAGATATAAGCACAGATGCACTATTGCAATTGCCCTGTATAAGGCTTACTGCGGCAGGGGGATCGGCAGGCTGATGTTGGAGACCGTTTTGAGCGAAGCAAAAAAACTCGGCTACGGACAAGCAGAGCTTGAGGTCGTAACCGAGAATCTTGGTGCTATAGCGCTTTATGAAGCTGTTGGTTTTGTTAAGTGCGGCGTGCTCCCGAACAGTATGAAATACAGGGATGGCACGACTGTCGATTCTTACTGGATGGTAAAGATCCTTTAAGCTGTTTCGACCTGTGTGGCTGCGGGCTCGTCCGTGTTTTCGAGCTCTCTGATCTTCTTGATACCGGACATTGCGACTGCGACGATTATGAGGCAGATGCCTGCGCCGATTATCGTTATTGAAGATCCTGTGCCGACGCCCTTTCCTGTTGCCTTGCCGATCACGTCAGCGGTAACGCCGCTAAGTGAATAAGCGACGACATATCCGAGCTGTGAGATGAATCCCAGGAAGCCCCATGCGCGGCCCTGGAGTTCAGCGGGAATGTTGGTCCTTACGAGATAATCGAGGCTGTTGTTTGCAAAAGGCAGAGCTGCGAAGA includes:
- a CDS encoding monosaccharide ABC transporter membrane protein (CUT2 family) translates to MSVNTNVLGGNKLKRRASLTDTNLLLIITIIVFVVMYVCAVVFLKKGFTKPQMFFNILNENASLLVLSCGMTLVMITGGIDISVGQVTCLVCMACAVHLQKVNDGLAHGNVLTSILIALGIGLAFGIVQGFLVAYLEFQPFIVTLAGLFFAKGMTTIVCSDRVPVTYDPFVKLARTEVNIPFLGSVNKKGIYIPAYVEVGVIVAIIVVILLFCLLKWTKLGRNFYAVGGNNQSANMLGINVKLTKFLAHVLCGLCAGIGGYLFFLHACSGSPLHAQGAEMNAIASSIIGGTLLSGGVGNIVGTLFGVLSLSTIKNIVTSLGLEDAWWTNITVGLMLCIFLLVQSVILARKNKNKK
- a CDS encoding monosaccharide ABC transporter membrane protein (CUT2 family), coding for MISSENAIKSANSNILLKIVRNQLFIPLVALLLLVIFNLATDPGFFKIALEPNSDGNMVLSGNLITMIDYASELVILAIGMTLVTSASGGQDISVGATIAIAGSTVLRIVKTQSPDISGAKFAGIIIGSFLLCVLVSAIFGAFNGALVAFFKIQPMVATLILFTAGRSIAAWINNNDNISITDKRFSYFGNFIPGIAVPTPVFITIICLIIIAIVLKVTNLRLYSQSVGINASSSRLNGINPKMIKLLTFVILGICVAVCGFIKVSRTSSITYSVIANNIEMDAILAVALGGNNLGGGKFNLSASVLGAYVIQFLTTTLYKFKEIDSSSISAYKAVVVILLIIISSPFVRKFFEDQKNKREAAKAEALKAAAGKESV
- a CDS encoding simple sugar transport system ATP-binding protein, with amino-acid sequence MANRPILEMRGICKFFPGVRALENVDFTLREGEIHALMGENGAGKSTLIKVLTGVYPKDGGDVWLADNPVHIKSPQDAQNKGIATVYQEITLCPNLTVAENMYIGRTKGPFTDWNFINKSAGRLLDELGIPVGPTEQLGNCSIAIQQMVAIARAVDMDCKVLILDEPTSSLDEQEVQKLFNLMRDLKAKGVGIIFVTHFLEQVYEVCDRITVLRDGKLVGEYIIEELPRVQLVSKMLGKDFDDMADIKSGSETDIIDLNGTPVYQAINLTGTTGIKPFDFEIHQGEVNGFTGLLGSGRSESVRAIFGADRVVGGKVKINGQEVKIRKPLDAMKHGISYLPEDRKLDGIVGDLSVRDNIILALQVMKGFFRPFSKAQAEKFADEYIKLLNIKTASQDTPIKSLSGGNQQKVILARWLLANPQYLILDEPTRGIDVGTKVEIQKLVLKLAAEGKSVTFISSEIDEMIRTCSRLIVMRDGKVVGELKGDDLNQNKIMATIAGGESK
- a CDS encoding monosaccharide ABC transporter substrate-binding protein (CUT2 family); protein product: MKKFVKLLVSSALVAAMAFGVCACNGTTPTQAPTPTEGPATEAPATEAPKTGDELIKVGIINNDPNESGYRTANDRDMKATFTKENGYEASFFYSLKNEEQIAAAQKFIQDEVDYLLISAAGTSGWDGVLEQAQKAGIKVILFDRTIDADESLYEASIVSDMAKEGQQAVDWLASQGLSEYKIIHIQGVMGSSAQIGRSGALDEKVKAEANWSIVKQQTAEWSEETAQQIVQAVIDSGEKFNVIYAENDNMAKGAAAALDKANISHGVGKDVIIIGFDCNTWALEELLAGNWNYDGQCNPFQASYIDDIIKNGVKTKVVIMEEKGFDAKTITADDVKNYGI
- a CDS encoding DNA-binding LacI/PurR family transcriptional regulator → MAEKYIVIANKLELELKKMRAEGRLRLPSENSLAEKYSCSRQTVRAALDILLKAGLIEKRTGSGSYIVEESHKNKTVFFITEDCDRYLSPLLIAGLRSALASSKYTLQAFSTSGSSKEEGVAISRAIKEKAAAVIIEPAHDLIPNANGRLIEEAIGALIPVIYLNSSSAPSGVISIAPDYREAGKVLTEKLKGEGRRKTACIFCTDNSSGMDEYKGYIDEVSSFDESRCLLLSYKEEKEILEGKHDLLTSFIDTLSDCDSVICENGMIAHSLAGLLNKRDIKVPDDITVACFDNGYYSNDSIISMGYDTDLLCKKLAKTCVALAEGGNYKEFAVPVAVIE
- a CDS encoding monosaccharide ABC transporter substrate-binding protein (CUT2 family), with translation MKRFCSVLLCLSMILCMAGCLGTKPAEPSNKAYVIGFSQIGSESDWRVANTKSMEATFANDPEYEFIMENARQEQENQFTAIRRFILEGVDFIIIAPTVEEGWQTILEEIKDAGIPVIIMDRSVAVDDDSLYLTNIGSDFLGQGNLAVKWLEGEIPADKEAKILHLQGTLGATAQIMRTKALEDAVAKHSNWEITSQLYGDFTEAKAYEVMTEYLKTNKDINVLYSENDNMTFGAMRALNEAGITYGNGGQVKIITFDATKEALQYCHDGKINLCVECNPMFGPQIKELIEKYRKGETIPKQVHVNESAYTTQSITQDFVDSREY
- a CDS encoding two-component system sensor histidine kinase YesM, with product MRRPPDRLNKNTVQGKMYRLMLQMFIPIAVILVSIFVMLLTRNLMYASVSGNIVKVSGFNQKFKQEIDEQMYFYVTGYSDEMPWDDVESARALAEDLLKNTSNSEGRKSITSVLSLCDKLSSYMHDIESTTSYDNRMDQLTKNIYITTGLIEDYMYSYLYYEAGEMASIQKQIDFWLSIEIVFVVLVMLVVVPLVLSRAVKLSKSITDPIVEMNGRVKEIGDGDLSPHTPVKTDDTSLALLSTGIEDMAARLDKQIQLNREEQIKLRDIELSLIQAQINPHFLYNTLDAIVWLIEIGKNDQAEQMVTSLSSYFRSFLSDGKDIVTLAEEKQHIQSYLEIQQVRYRDIMEFEIDIDPAIENTKLPKMTLQPLVENAIYHGLKPKRGKGKIKVTGTLEGDKIVLKVTDTGLGMQKEELESLKTRVLNEDTTSFGLTSSYKRLKILYGDACKFDIESVPQEGTYISIEIPGKADINNETIL
- a CDS encoding two-component system response regulator YesN, giving the protein MDLFKVFICEDESIVREGLRDMIPWEKYGFEFAGDAPDGEMALPMIRKLKPDVLITDITMPFMDGLSLSKTVTKELPNIKIIVISGYSDFEYARKAIEIGVEQYLLKPVTKTDMINALEGVRKKITEENEQKDYVKLYEQEFKKFERLTHRVFFEKLVEGSLSVQEIYEEADKLHLNLSADAYNIVIFSIRDLDQSTYSDNASGVTESLLNQFMQYPDYIIFRCNLFSYAVLIKGDDESVKRMEDKCVKMIMQHCEETPSQLDWHVAVGAPTNRLSGLSSCYQDANRAFAYRHIFPNQHIFTSEQLKTEQFVANDSEIHQIDAGKFDPMIIRYFVQTGTINEVETFADDYLKSVEASVNSILFRYYLLVSIRVNVELALKEANVDSELISSSLPTFDTNIQADEVKGYLIDALNVAIKMRDAEAQKRGNDIINNAVDYINEHYADEDISLDSVAEEINISANYLSAVFSNKVGLSFVEYITKKRMAKAKILLRNTSKKSGEIANEIGYKDPRYFSFVFKKNQGCTPSQYRNGEIPEE